In Fusobacterium massiliense, a single window of DNA contains:
- a CDS encoding LamB/YcsF family protein: MKFFVDLNSDIGEGYGAYKMGMDEEIMKCVTSVNIACGWHAGDPLIMDKTIKIAKANEVAIGAHPGYPDLLGFGRRKMVVTPEEAKAYMLYQLGALSAFAKTNGKKIQHMKLHGAFYNMAAVEKNLADAVLDGIEEFDKNIIVMTLSGSYMAQEAKRRGMRVAEEVFADRGYNADGTLVNRALPGAFVKDPEEAIARVIKMVKTKKVTAVNGEEIDINADSICVHGDNPKAIEFVDRIRKSLIENGIEVKSLDEFIK; this comes from the coding sequence ATGAAGTTTTTTGTTGACTTAAATTCTGATATTGGAGAAGGATACGGAGCTTATAAAATGGGAATGGATGAAGAGATAATGAAGTGTGTTACAAGTGTTAATATTGCATGTGGTTGGCATGCTGGAGATCCATTAATAATGGATAAAACTATAAAAATAGCAAAAGCAAATGAAGTTGCTATTGGAGCACACCCAGGTTATCCTGATTTGTTAGGTTTTGGAAGACGAAAAATGGTAGTAACTCCTGAAGAAGCAAAAGCTTATATGTTATATCAATTAGGAGCTTTATCAGCTTTTGCAAAAACAAACGGTAAGAAAATTCAACATATGAAATTACATGGAGCTTTTTATAATATGGCTGCTGTAGAAAAAAATCTTGCAGATGCTGTATTAGATGGAATAGAAGAGTTTGATAAAAATATTATTGTTATGACTTTAAGTGGAAGTTATATGGCTCAAGAAGCTAAAAGAAGAGGTATGAGAGTTGCAGAAGAAGTTTTTGCAGATAGAGGATATAATGCAGATGGAACTTTGGTTAATAGAGCTTTGCCAGGAGCTTTTGTTAAAGACCCTGAAGAAGCAATAGCCAGAGTTATAAAAATGGTTAAAACTAAAAAAGTTACAGCTGTCAACGGCGAAGAAATCGATATAAATGCTGATTCTATTTGTGTTCATGGTGATAATCCAAAAGCTATAGAATTTGTAGATAGAATAAGAAAATCTCTTATTGAAAATGGAATAGAAGTAAAATCTTTAGATGAATTTATAAAATAA
- a CDS encoding autotransporter outer membrane beta-barrel domain-containing protein codes for MKNKKIILFFLLVSLVTKAEEYNENTITKNDWKTIETNKSSNIEKSENKVKFNYSYLDGDVIGTKSKNIPNANTVDNIIESKNIHGGELVKPITETTISSDGTLHLIHVDDDKPIDWQVGVHVYNSNSNMVDRSETILNFDTNADFNIKTHKKYKGNYYLIYNVVKIVGEGASGNVTKPVSTINFLKKVSMKNEIQTVNPSGLKDYEKRVNVFFNQSDTGGETHLTFNDDLSMLTKSTTDNLQITAFRLENNGENRFKTVSTKDTIDKENGGSTVTFNGNVDSVMTGNTTTKLWFLSNTQFGGGVKVTNKAGKTFTSKIVNTSEDKANSLNFYSKTTTNGESKFLFNSNMNLITLNKSGSIYGIFLDARDNGKNTLEFNGEKNKIETSNEGTSAWVYGIKATSTDGENNIKLKNTNITTNSNYVARNIDIADENLGKNNFELENTSIETEGQYSYGINLQSNSESDGKGENSINFKGNNNIYSKALSNAYGIRIEKDRANIGKGTTITSDKDSNVNIRINTEASGYGISQIHTESINKTETTFNGDVSITMNGNGNKKIAVYNVAPENVTDDSKSTITFNKKLNIVGAPTDPALVSSGKNAEITVAGKDDVNILGNIFTSNKGKVSLNLLNENSHLIGLANNNSTGIIDTKLANSSHWLMTDDSKINTLDISSEGTIDFLDAESPVTLSVDNLKGNGGIFKMQGNVQTGETDLLSIKNSSKGNHYIEFENMAGAKSSGTEVLKLVESLGNEVDNNATFKLKNPNDRVDIPEDNSKPINPGALIERGAYLYALGRATDSKVVDTGDKNKNNWYLYPYKEEEKIKPGESPKIIDDKPGKLTPGAETSLIFNDLIYQLNLVSIETLVQRLGEVHFDKDIIKNNNVWIKHINGKYSGENLRTGKYRHRYWGMEVGYDWVKAREKWINYNGLLFGHIESSAKFGSYPGKSKIAGEELGLYSTWLNKENNVYYDFVAKATRYKGQYDIENYSKQKVSSNKARIKSYLLSVEAGKRIFLNQSEKKEYYIQPEAQLKYQFTNGYNLNLSNGLQVRTEDLDSLIGRIGFRAGLDSFANESINPYIKLMYEKEFLGKVRHHFNESGMEEVRNKDHWFTYGLGLTNINKEKGRQIYLEIQKSSKHRIKQKWQINLGMRYTL; via the coding sequence GTGAAAAATAAAAAAATTATATTATTTTTTTTACTTGTTTCTTTAGTAACAAAAGCAGAAGAGTATAATGAAAATACAATTACTAAGAATGATTGGAAAACAATTGAAACAAATAAGAGTAGTAATATTGAAAAAAGTGAAAATAAAGTAAAATTTAATTATTCTTACCTAGACGGAGATGTAATTGGAACAAAAAGTAAAAATATTCCAAATGCAAATACAGTCGATAATATTATTGAGAGCAAAAATATACATGGTGGAGAGTTGGTAAAACCTATTACAGAAACAACAATATCATCTGATGGAACATTACATCTTATACATGTTGATGATGATAAACCTATTGATTGGCAAGTTGGAGTACATGTGTATAACTCTAATTCTAACATGGTTGATAGATCAGAAACAATATTAAATTTTGATACGAATGCAGATTTTAATATTAAGACACATAAAAAATATAAAGGGAATTATTATCTTATCTATAATGTAGTAAAGATTGTTGGGGAAGGTGCTTCAGGTAATGTTACAAAACCTGTTTCAACTATAAATTTTTTAAAAAAAGTAAGTATGAAAAATGAAATTCAAACTGTTAATCCAAGTGGTTTGAAAGATTATGAAAAAAGAGTTAATGTATTTTTTAATCAATCTGATACTGGAGGAGAGACTCATTTAACATTTAATGATGATTTGTCCATGCTAACAAAATCCACTACAGATAATTTACAAATAACTGCATTTCGATTGGAAAATAATGGAGAAAATCGTTTTAAAACAGTTTCCACTAAAGATACTATTGACAAAGAAAATGGAGGGTCAACAGTTACTTTTAATGGAAATGTGGATAGTGTGATGACTGGAAATACAACAACAAAATTGTGGTTTTTAAGTAATACACAATTTGGTGGTGGAGTAAAAGTTACAAATAAAGCTGGAAAAACTTTTACTTCAAAAATAGTAAATACTTCTGAGGATAAAGCTAATAGTCTTAATTTTTATTCGAAAACTACTACAAATGGAGAAAGTAAGTTTTTATTTAATTCAAATATGAATTTAATTACTTTAAATAAGAGTGGAAGTATTTATGGAATATTTCTTGATGCAAGAGATAATGGTAAAAACACTTTAGAATTTAATGGAGAAAAAAATAAAATAGAGACAAGTAATGAAGGAACTAGTGCTTGGGTGTATGGGATTAAAGCTACTTCTACAGATGGAGAAAATAATATCAAGTTAAAAAATACTAATATAACTACTAATTCTAATTATGTTGCAAGAAATATTGATATAGCTGATGAAAACCTTGGTAAAAATAATTTTGAATTAGAAAATACTTCTATTGAAACAGAGGGGCAATACTCTTATGGAATTAATTTACAAAGTAATAGCGAAAGTGATGGAAAAGGAGAAAATTCTATAAATTTTAAAGGAAATAATAATATTTACTCAAAGGCTTTATCTAATGCTTATGGAATTAGAATAGAAAAAGATAGAGCTAATATAGGTAAGGGAACTACTATTACATCAGATAAAGATTCTAATGTAAATATAAGAATTAATACTGAAGCTAGTGGTTATGGAATTTCTCAAATTCATACAGAATCCATTAATAAAACTGAGACTACTTTCAATGGAGATGTCTCTATAACTATGAATGGTAACGGAAATAAAAAAATAGCAGTTTACAATGTAGCTCCAGAAAATGTAACAGATGACTCAAAAAGTACAATAACATTTAATAAGAAATTAAATATTGTTGGAGCTCCAACGGATCCTGCATTAGTCTCTAGTGGAAAAAATGCTGAAATAACTGTTGCAGGTAAAGATGATGTAAATATATTAGGAAATATTTTTACATCAAATAAAGGAAAAGTTAGCTTGAATTTATTAAATGAAAATTCTCATTTAATAGGACTTGCTAATAATAATTCTACTGGGATTATAGACACAAAATTAGCTAATTCTAGTCATTGGTTAATGACAGATGACTCAAAAATAAATACATTGGATATTTCTTCTGAAGGTACAATAGATTTTTTAGATGCAGAAAGTCCTGTAACATTGTCTGTTGATAATTTAAAAGGTAATGGTGGAATATTTAAAATGCAGGGAAATGTTCAGACTGGAGAAACAGACTTATTGTCTATAAAAAATAGTAGTAAAGGAAATCACTATATAGAGTTTGAAAATATGGCTGGAGCAAAATCTAGTGGGACAGAAGTTTTAAAACTTGTAGAAAGTTTGGGAAATGAAGTGGATAATAATGCTACATTCAAATTAAAAAATCCGAATGATAGAGTTGATATACCAGAAGATAATAGTAAACCTATAAATCCTGGAGCACTTATTGAAAGAGGAGCATATCTTTATGCTTTAGGAAGAGCAACTGATTCAAAAGTAGTAGATACTGGAGATAAGAATAAAAATAACTGGTATTTATATCCATATAAAGAAGAAGAAAAAATAAAGCCAGGGGAATCTCCTAAAATTATTGATGATAAGCCAGGGAAATTAACACCTGGTGCCGAAACAAGTCTGATTTTTAACGATTTAATTTATCAATTAAACTTAGTTTCTATAGAAACTCTAGTTCAAAGATTAGGAGAAGTCCATTTTGACAAAGATATTATAAAAAATAATAATGTTTGGATAAAACATATAAATGGGAAATATAGTGGAGAGAATTTAAGAACAGGTAAATATAGACATCGTTATTGGGGAATGGAAGTTGGATATGATTGGGTAAAAGCAAGAGAAAAATGGATAAATTATAATGGCTTATTATTTGGACATATAGAATCTTCTGCTAAATTTGGAAGCTATCCTGGTAAGAGTAAAATTGCAGGAGAAGAACTTGGCTTATATTCAACTTGGTTAAATAAAGAAAATAATGTGTATTATGATTTTGTAGCTAAAGCGACTAGATATAAAGGTCAATATGATATAGAAAATTATTCTAAACAAAAAGTTAGTTCAAATAAAGCTCGTATAAAATCGTATTTATTGTCTGTTGAAGCTGGAAAGAGAATTTTCTTAAATCAAAGTGAGAAAAAAGAATATTATATTCAACCTGAAGCTCAATTGAAATATCAATTTACAAATGGGTATAACTTAAATTTATCTAATGGTCTACAAGTTAGAACAGAAGACTTAGATAGTTTAATAGGAAGAATTGGATTTAGAGCAGGATTGGATAGTTTTGCTAACGAAAGTATTAACCCTTATATAAAATTAATGTATGAAAAAGAATTTTTGGGAAAAGTTAGACATCATTTTAACGAGTCAGGAATGGAAGAAGTTAGAAATAAAGATCATTGGTTTACATATGGACTTGGCTTAACTAATATTAATAAGGAAAAAGGAAGACAGATATATTTAGAAATTCAAAAGTCATCAAAACATAGAATTAAACAAAAATGGCAAATTAATTTAGGAATGAGATATACACTTTAA
- the rplQ gene encoding 50S ribosomal protein L17, producing MNHNKSYRKLGRRADHRKAMLKNMTISLVKAERIETTVTRAKELRKFAERMITFGKKNTLASRRNAFAFLRDEEAVAKIFNEIAPKYAERNGGYTRIIKTSVRKGDSAEMAIIELV from the coding sequence ATGAATCACAATAAATCATATAGAAAGTTAGGAAGAAGAGCCGATCATAGAAAGGCTATGCTAAAAAATATGACTATATCTTTAGTTAAAGCTGAAAGAATAGAAACTACGGTTACAAGAGCTAAAGAATTAAGAAAATTTGCTGAAAGAATGATTACTTTTGGAAAGAAAAATACTTTAGCATCTAGAAGAAATGCTTTTGCTTTCTTAAGAGATGAAGAAGCTGTTGCTAAAATATTCAATGAAATAGCTCCAAAATATGCTGAAAGAAATGGTGGATACACTAGAATAATAAAGACATCTGTTAGAAAAGGTGACTCAGCAGAAATGGCTATAATAGAATTAGTATAA
- a CDS encoding DNA-directed RNA polymerase subunit alpha: MLKIEKQAKSIKITENKESNYKGNFVVEPLYRGYGNTLGNALRRVLLSSIPGAAIKAIRIDGVLSEFTVMDGIKEAVTEIILNVKEIVVKAETTGERKMTLSVKGPRVVKASDIIPDAGIEIVNPDQVICNVTTDRTLDMEFIVDTGEGFVVSEEIDRKDWAVDFIAVDAIYTPIKRVSYEVQDTMFGGMTDFDKLTLSIETDGSIEIKDAISYAVELLKLHLDPFLEIGNRMENLREEIDEDIEESITVQIVDEKSHDMKIEELDLTVRSFNCLKKAGIEDVSQLASLSLNELLKIKNLGKKSLDEILEKMKDLGYDLEKNGSPE, translated from the coding sequence ATGTTAAAAATAGAAAAGCAGGCTAAATCAATAAAAATTACAGAAAATAAAGAAAGCAATTATAAAGGTAACTTTGTTGTAGAACCATTATATAGAGGATATGGAAATACATTAGGAAATGCTCTAAGAAGAGTTTTACTTTCATCTATACCTGGAGCTGCAATAAAAGCTATTAGAATAGATGGTGTTTTAAGTGAGTTTACAGTAATGGATGGAATAAAAGAAGCTGTTACTGAAATTATATTAAATGTAAAAGAAATTGTAGTAAAAGCTGAAACTACTGGAGAAAGAAAGATGACTCTTTCTGTTAAAGGACCTAGGGTTGTTAAAGCTTCAGATATAATTCCAGATGCTGGAATAGAGATAGTAAATCCAGATCAAGTTATTTGCAATGTAACAACAGATAGAACTTTAGATATGGAGTTTATTGTAGATACTGGAGAAGGTTTTGTAGTATCTGAAGAAATAGATAGAAAAGATTGGGCAGTAGATTTTATAGCAGTAGACGCTATATATACTCCTATTAAAAGAGTATCTTATGAAGTACAAGATACTATGTTTGGAGGAATGACTGATTTTGATAAACTAACTCTTAGCATTGAAACAGATGGTAGTATTGAAATAAAAGATGCAATTTCTTATGCTGTTGAGCTTTTAAAATTACATTTAGATCCTTTCTTAGAAATTGGAAATAGAATGGAAAATTTAAGAGAAGAAATAGATGAAGATATTGAAGAATCTATAACTGTCCAAATTGTAGATGAAAAGTCTCATGACATGAAGATAGAAGAATTAGATTTAACAGTTAGATCTTTTAATTGCTTGAAAAAAGCTGGGATAGAAGATGTATCTCAATTAGCAAGCTTATCTTTAAATGAATTATTAAAAATTAAAAATTTGGGAAAAAAATCTTTAGATGAGATTTTGGAAAAGATGAAAGATTTAGGATATGATCTTGAAAAAAATGGATCTCCTGAATAA
- the rpsD gene encoding 30S ribosomal protein S4, with amino-acid sequence MARNRQPILKKCRALGIDPVILGVNKSSNRGIRPNANKKPTEYAIQLREKQKAKFIYNVMEKQFRKIYEEAARKLGVTGLTLIEYLERRLENVVYRLGFAKTRRQARQIVSHGHIAVNGRRVNIASYRVKVGDVVSVIENSKNVELIKSAVEDATTPAWLELDRAAFSGKVLQNPTKEDLDFELNESLIVEFYSR; translated from the coding sequence ATGGCAAGAAATAGACAGCCTATTTTGAAGAAATGTAGAGCTTTAGGAATAGATCCAGTTATCCTAGGAGTTAATAAATCTTCAAACAGAGGAATTAGACCAAATGCAAATAAAAAACCAACTGAATATGCAATTCAATTGAGAGAAAAACAAAAAGCAAAATTTATATATAATGTAATGGAAAAACAATTTAGAAAAATATATGAAGAAGCAGCAAGAAAACTTGGAGTAACAGGTTTAACTTTAATAGAATACCTAGAAAGAAGATTAGAAAATGTTGTTTACAGATTAGGTTTTGCTAAAACTAGAAGACAAGCAAGACAAATAGTATCTCATGGACATATAGCTGTAAATGGAAGAAGAGTTAATATAGCTTCTTACAGAGTAAAAGTTGGAGATGTTGTATCTGTAATAGAAAACTCTAAAAATGTAGAACTAATAAAATCAGCAGTAGAAGATGCAACTACTCCTGCATGGTTAGAATTAGATAGAGCTGCATTTTCAGGAAAGGTTCTTCAAAACCCAACAAAAGAGGATTTGGATTTTGAATTAAACGAATCTTTAATAGTTGAATTTTATTCAAGATAA
- the rpsK gene encoding 30S ribosomal protein S11, whose amino-acid sequence MAKKTVAKIKKKNKNIPNGVAHIHSTFNNTIVAITDVDGKVVSWKSGGTSGFKGTKKGTPFAAQIAAEQAAQIAMENGMRKVEVKVKGPGSGREACIRSLQAAGLEVTKITDVTPVPHNGCRPPKRRRV is encoded by the coding sequence TTGGCTAAAAAGACAGTAGCTAAGATAAAAAAGAAAAATAAGAATATTCCTAACGGAGTAGCTCATATACATTCAACTTTTAATAACACAATAGTTGCAATAACTGATGTAGATGGTAAGGTTGTAAGCTGGAAATCTGGTGGAACTTCAGGTTTCAAAGGAACTAAGAAAGGAACTCCATTCGCAGCTCAAATAGCAGCAGAACAAGCAGCTCAAATTGCTATGGAAAATGGAATGAGAAAGGTTGAAGTTAAAGTAAAAGGACCTGGTTCAGGAAGAGAAGCTTGTATCAGATCACTTCAAGCTGCAGGATTAGAAGTTACTAAAATAACTGACGTAACTCCTGTACCTCATAATGGATGTAGACCACCAAAAAGAAGAAGAGTGTAA
- the rpsM gene encoding 30S ribosomal protein S13, producing the protein MARIAGVDIPRNKRVEIALTYIYGIGRPTSQKILKEAGVNFDTRVKDLTEEEVNKIREIIKDIKVEGDLRKEVRLSIKRLMDIKCYRGLRHKMNLPVRGQSSKTNARTVKGPKKPIKK; encoded by the coding sequence TTGGCTAGAATAGCAGGAGTAGATATCCCAAGAAACAAAAGAGTTGAAATAGCTCTAACATATATTTATGGAATTGGAAGACCAACTTCTCAAAAAATATTAAAAGAAGCTGGAGTAAACTTTGACACTAGAGTTAAAGACTTAACTGAAGAAGAAGTAAATAAAATCAGAGAAATAATAAAAGATATCAAAGTTGAAGGAGATCTTAGAAAAGAAGTAAGATTATCTATAAAAAGACTTATGGATATCAAATGTTACAGAGGATTAAGACATAAAATGAATCTTCCTGTAAGAGGACAAAGTTCAAAAACTAATGCAAGAACTGTAAAAGGTCCTAAAAAACCTATAAAAAAATAA
- the rpmJ gene encoding 50S ribosomal protein L36 has protein sequence MKVRVSIKPICDKCKIIKRHGKIRVICENPKHKQVQG, from the coding sequence ATGAAAGTAAGAGTATCAATAAAACCTATTTGTGACAAGTGTAAGATTATTAAAAGACATGGAAAAATAAGAGTAATCTGTGAAAATCCTAAACATAAACAAGTTCAAGGATAG
- the infA gene encoding translation initiation factor IF-1: protein MSKKDVIELEGTIVEALPNAMFKVELENGHTILGHISGKMRMNYIKILPGDGVTVQISPYDLSRGRIVYRKKN from the coding sequence ATGTCAAAGAAAGATGTTATCGAATTGGAAGGTACTATAGTAGAAGCCTTACCTAATGCTATGTTTAAAGTAGAATTAGAAAATGGGCATACTATACTTGGCCACATTTCTGGGAAAATGAGAATGAATTACATTAAAATTTTACCTGGAGATGGAGTAACTGTACAGATCTCTCCTTATGACTTGTCGAGGGGTAGAATAGTTTACAGAAAGAAAAACTAG
- the map gene encoding type I methionyl aminopeptidase, with protein MRLIKTLDEIKGIKKANQIIAKIYEDVIPPYLKAGITTREIDKIIENYIRSCGARPACIGVEGYYGPFPAATCISVNEEVVHGVPGDRVIKDGDIVSLDIVTELDGFYGDSAKTFAIGEIDEESKRLLEVTEKSRAIGIEAAVVGNRLGDLGHAIQYYVEKNGFSVVRDFAGHGVGLALHEEPMIPNYGRKGRGLKIENGMVLAIEPMVNVGTYKVAIMPDGWTVVTRDGKRSAHFEHSIAIIDGKPVILSELD; from the coding sequence ATGAGATTAATAAAAACTTTAGATGAAATAAAAGGAATAAAAAAAGCTAATCAAATAATAGCAAAGATTTATGAAGATGTAATTCCACCATATTTAAAAGCTGGAATTACAACAAGAGAAATAGACAAAATAATTGAAAATTATATAAGAAGTTGTGGAGCTAGACCAGCTTGTATTGGAGTTGAAGGATACTATGGCCCATTTCCAGCAGCAACTTGTATTTCTGTCAATGAAGAAGTAGTTCATGGAGTGCCAGGGGATAGAGTAATAAAAGATGGAGATATTGTAAGCCTTGATATAGTAACAGAACTTGATGGATTTTATGGGGATTCTGCAAAAACTTTTGCCATAGGAGAAATAGATGAAGAAAGCAAGAGATTGTTAGAAGTAACTGAAAAATCAAGAGCTATTGGAATAGAAGCAGCAGTTGTTGGAAATAGACTAGGAGATTTAGGGCATGCTATTCAATATTATGTAGAAAAAAATGGTTTTTCTGTTGTAAGAGATTTTGCTGGTCATGGGGTAGGTTTGGCTTTACATGAAGAACCAATGATACCTAATTATGGAAGAAAAGGTAGAGGTCTAAAAATAGAAAACGGTATGGTATTAGCAATAGAACCAATGGTGAATGTTGGGACATATAAAGTTGCTATTATGCCAGATGGTTGGACAGTTGTAACAAGAGATGGTAAAAGATCAGCCCATTTTGAACATAGCATTGCAATTATTGATGGCAAACCAGTTATTTTAAGTGAGTTAGATTAA
- a CDS encoding adenylate kinase gives MNIVLFGAPGAGKGTQAKFIVDKYGIPQISTGDILRAAIANKTKLGLEAKSFMDAGKLVPDEVVNGLVAERLAEKDCEKGFIMDGFPRTVVQAKTLDEILEKLGKKIEKVIALNVPDADIIERITGRRTSKVTGKIYHIKFNPPVDEKEEDLVQRADDTEEVVVKRLETYHSQTAPVLDYYKAQNKVTEIDGTKKLEDITNDIYKILG, from the coding sequence ATGAATATAGTATTATTTGGAGCACCAGGAGCTGGAAAAGGAACTCAAGCAAAGTTTATTGTGGATAAATATGGGATTCCTCAAATTTCAACAGGAGATATATTAAGAGCTGCTATAGCTAATAAAACAAAATTAGGTTTAGAAGCTAAAAGTTTTATGGACGCAGGAAAATTAGTTCCAGATGAAGTAGTTAATGGATTAGTTGCAGAAAGATTAGCTGAAAAAGATTGTGAAAAAGGTTTTATAATGGACGGATTTCCAAGAACAGTTGTTCAAGCTAAAACTCTAGATGAAATATTAGAAAAATTAGGAAAGAAAATAGAAAAAGTAATAGCTTTAAATGTACCTGATGCAGATATTATTGAAAGAATTACAGGAAGAAGAACATCAAAAGTAACAGGGAAAATTTATCATATTAAATTTAATCCACCAGTTGATGAAAAAGAGGAAGATCTTGTTCAAAGAGCAGATGATACTGAAGAAGTTGTTGTAAAAAGATTAGAAACTTATCATAGTCAAACAGCACCTGTTTTAGATTATTATAAAGCACAAAACAAAGTAACTGAAATAGATGGAACAAAAAAATTAGAAGATATTACTAATGATATATATAAAATATTAGGATAA